TCGATCTCGATTGGGAGTACCCGGACGGGTCGGTTCGGTCCGCCGACCCGCACAACTTCTCGCTCCTCCTGAAGGCGTGTCGGGACGAACTCGACGCGCGATTCGGCACGTGGACGCACCTCTCTATCGCGGCGTCCCCGAACCCGAACGTCGTGGACGACGCCTACGAGGTGGGAACCATCAGCGACTACCTCGACCACGTCAACGTCATGACCTACGACTATCACGGGGACTGGAGCAGCGAGACCAACTTCAACGCGCCGTTTTTGGCCCCGAAGTCGTCGTCGGAGTTCGACGTCAAACACCACATGCAGTATTGGGCGGGGAAGCCAATCGCGAAGGACAAACTCGTCATGGGAATGCCGTTCTACGGACGGTCGTATTCGGGCGTCGCGTCGGACGACGACGGACTGTTCAACTCGTTCGACTCTTCGAGTTCGGTGACCTATTTCGACATCCAACAGAACATCAAACCGCAGTCGGACTACGTGTACCACTGGCATTCGACCGCTCAGGTTCCGTGGCTCTATTCCGCGGCAGAAAACACGTTCGTCTCCTACGACGATGCGGCGTCGATCGGAAACAAATCGGAGTTCGCGAAGAACAACGGTTACGGCGGGACGATGTGCTGGGAGCTTTCGCAGGACGCGAGCAATACTCTCGTCTCGACGATGCACGACAAGATGAACCCGTAGTCGGGTTTCGTTTCGGTTCTTCGTCTTCGGACTTTCTCACGCGTGTGCGAGTTTCAACTCGATGATGTTCTTCGCCCTGAGGAGGTCGTCGAGGAGCGGACCGTCGGGGTCGGCATCGATCCTGCTCGTCGGACCGGAGACGCTGATAGCACCGATGACTTGGCCGTTCTCGTTTTTGATGGCGACCGCCACGCATCTGATGCCGGGCACGCGTTCCTCGTCGTCGACCGCGCGCCCGTTCTCGCGGACGTTCTCCAGTTCGGCGCGGAGTTCCTCGCGGTCGGTGATCGTCTTCGGCGTTTCGGCGGGCAACCCCAGTCGGTCGAAAATTTCGTCCACCCTGCTCTCCGGCAGGTACGCGAGGACCGCCTTCCCCAGCGCGGTCGCGTGGAGCGGGACGCGTTTTCCGGGATGGGTATCGAGCGGAATGGCGTCGCCGCCGCGTGCGTTGTAAATGTACACGCCGCGGCCGCCCTCCTCCACGAGCAAGTTCGCGGACTCTTCGGTCTCGTCGGCCAGTTTATCGATCTCCGATTTGGCGAGTTCGTACACCTTGCGCCGCGAGCGGGCGTACTCCCCGAAGTCGAGGAACTGGAGACTCACGTAGTAGGTGTTGTCGTCCCTGACGACGTAGCCCCGCTGCACGAGCGTCCGGAGGTGATTGTGGACCGTGCTGTCCGGGAGGTCGAGATGGGCGGAAACCTCGGTGAGACGGGCACCGTCGAGTTCGCGCAGTGTCTCGATGATGTCGAACGAACGCGCGGTCGTCCTCACGGGAGTCGGTGATTCTCGGGTCATTGCCCTCTACGCTTCTTCGTTTCCCGGAGGACCACTATATAATTTCCTTCGAAACGGACGTGCCAGATCGATTTCCTTGATTTTCAGCAATGTTTTCGAACCCATCCTGACCGCTGACGCCCCCCTCGATTCGCGATGACGACCGGAATCCTATTAACCACCCCCATTTAAATCATTGAAGTTGTTTACGCGACAATAATAGAATATGTCAGAATTAGGTTTTTTCGTCCGGCGCTGGACCCGTCGGTACTCGACTGAAGACCATCCCATCGTGGAACGAGTCGAAAACAAGAACGTCCGGAGAGCCGCTGGAGTTACTGAACCCGTTCGCTGGGATTCGATTCGACCGGTTCGCCGACCGACCGGCGTTCGCTCATCTCCTCGACCGACAGGAGACACGAAATCCGATGGCCGGAACCGGGTTCCGTTTCCTCCAAGACGGGTTCAGTCTGCTCGCAGGCTTCCCCGATCTTCTTCGGACAGCGGGTCTGGAACGGACAGCCCGACGGCGGGTTCAGCGGACTCGGAACGCTTCCTTCGAGCAGGATGCGGTTGCTCTTCAGTTCCGGGTCCGCGTGGGGCACCGCCGAGAGGAGGCTCTCGGTGTAGGGGTGGAACGGGGCCGAGAAGACCTGTTCCACGGTGCCTACCTCGGCGACCTTCCCGAGATACATCACCACGATGCGGTCACAGATGTGCTGCACGACGCCGATGTTGTGCGAGATGAACAGGTACGAGAGACCGTACTCGTCCTGAATCTCGTTCAGCAGGTTCAGTATCTGTGCCTGAACGGAGACGTCGAGCGCCGAAACCGGTTCGTCACAGACGATGAGCTTCGGTTCGACGGCGAGCGCGTGCGCGATGGCGATGCGCTGTTGTTGTCCGCCGGAGAACTGGTGGGGGTACTTGTGGATGGAATCCGGCGAGAGACCGACGCGCGTCAGCAACTCGCGGGTTCGCTCCCGCTTTTCCTTGCCGGTCGCGATGTCGTGTTTCTCCATCGCGCGCCCGATTATCTGGCCCACCGTCTTTCGCGGGTTGAGCGAGGACTGCGGGTCCTGGAAGATCATCTGCATCTCGCGGCGCAGGCTCCGGATTTCCGAACTCCCCATCTCGTGGATGGGTTCACCTTCGAAGTACACCTCACCGTCGGTGGGTTCGAGGAGCTTCAACGCGGTGCGTGCGACCGTCGATTTGCCACAACCGCTCTCGCCGACGAGCCCCACCGTCTCGCCCTCGTAAATGTCGAAATCGATGCCGTCGACGGCTTTGACGGCCTGTCGTTCGAGCGTCGGGAGACCGCCGTCGGACCGCGAAAACGTGAGGTTACCCAAGAAACCGTCCCCGGCGGGGAAATGCTTCTTCAGGTTCTTCACCGCGAACAGCGGCTCGCCGCTGCGGTCGATTGCTTGCGTTCGTGTCCCGACTCCTCGGCTTCGTATCCCTGA
This sequence is a window from Haladaptatus sp. R4. Protein-coding genes within it:
- a CDS encoding ABC transporter ATP-binding protein, with translation MKNLKKHFPAGDGFLGNLTFSRSDGGLPTLERQAVKAVDGIDFDIYEGETVGLVGESGCGKSTVARTALKLLEPTDGEVYFEGEPIHEMGSSEIRSLRREMQMIFQDPQSSLNPRKTVGQIIGRAMEKHDIATGKEKRERTRELLTRVGLSPDSIHKYPHQFSGGQQQRIAIAHALAVEPKLIVCDEPVSALDVSVQAQILNLLNEIQDEYGLSYLFISHNIGVVQHICDRIVVMYLGKVAEVGTVEQVFSAPFHPYTESLLSAVPHADPELKSNRILLEGSVPSPLNPPSGCPFQTRCPKKIGEACEQTEPVLEETEPGSGHRISCLLSVEEMSERRSVGEPVESNPSERVQ
- a CDS encoding IclR family transcriptional regulator, translating into MTRESPTPVRTTARSFDIIETLRELDGARLTEVSAHLDLPDSTVHNHLRTLVQRGYVVRDDNTYYVSLQFLDFGEYARSRRKVYELAKSEIDKLADETEESANLLVEEGGRGVYIYNARGGDAIPLDTHPGKRVPLHATALGKAVLAYLPESRVDEIFDRLGLPAETPKTITDREELRAELENVRENGRAVDDEERVPGIRCVAVAIKNENGQVIGAISVSGPTSRIDADPDGPLLDDLLRAKNIIELKLAHA
- a CDS encoding glycoside hydrolase family 18 protein, encoding MAGEKRRFDGIERELTTNASRRTFLKGTGAMVTAGALAASGAEAASGGNRVVGYYPSYAGSYTPSDVPFDELTHLNFAFLDVASDGTVSVGSSSDTDLLDELATYDDTNTVFMLSISAGWYSGTFSDAASTATRRQRFAKTAVDIMEEYQFDGLDLDWEYPDGSVRSADPHNFSLLLKACRDELDARFGTWTHLSIAASPNPNVVDDAYEVGTISDYLDHVNVMTYDYHGDWSSETNFNAPFLAPKSSSEFDVKHHMQYWAGKPIAKDKLVMGMPFYGRSYSGVASDDDGLFNSFDSSSSVTYFDIQQNIKPQSDYVYHWHSTAQVPWLYSAAENTFVSYDDAASIGNKSEFAKNNGYGGTMCWELSQDASNTLVSTMHDKMNP